Proteins encoded together in one Polycladomyces subterraneus window:
- a CDS encoding YgaP family membrane protein: protein MQKNVGTWDAIMRITMGTAGLAWSIARMVRRPYRGFPLLIALLSGMKVAEGITRFCPMLYLLGQSTAESPGPRPPVTSSPKPEPSP, encoded by the coding sequence ATGCAAAAAAATGTGGGAACCTGGGATGCCATCATGCGCATCACGATGGGAACGGCTGGTTTGGCTTGGAGCATCGCCCGAATGGTTCGCCGTCCGTACCGCGGTTTTCCGCTGTTGATTGCTTTGCTCTCCGGTATGAAGGTGGCCGAAGGCATCACCCGCTTTTGCCCGATGCTGTACTTGTTGGGCCAAAGTACCGCGGAGTCTCCTGGGCCACGACCGCCGGTCACTTCGTCACCGAAACCGGAACCTTCTCCGTAA
- a CDS encoding MarR family winged helix-turn-helix transcriptional regulator produces the protein MRETDNWVDRFDAALRSVAQHLGANIVMQAPFDLTPGQVFLLHLIKTEEHCTVSKLAEKMEVKPSAITVMLDRLENRHYIERFRDQQDRRVVIVQLTETGADVLQKIWNLRKRVVGYCLQQLDGEELTVFVQAFEKLARIAADLDVQQFLSTMNDEEKRGNTDGNCT, from the coding sequence GTGAGAGAAACGGACAACTGGGTTGATCGGTTTGATGCCGCTCTCCGGTCCGTTGCACAACATTTGGGAGCGAACATTGTGATGCAGGCACCGTTCGATCTGACACCTGGTCAAGTGTTTCTATTGCACTTGATCAAAACAGAAGAACACTGCACGGTATCAAAGTTGGCGGAAAAAATGGAGGTCAAACCCAGTGCCATCACTGTCATGCTAGACCGGTTGGAAAACCGCCATTATATTGAACGGTTCCGCGATCAACAGGATCGCCGCGTGGTCATCGTTCAATTGACGGAAACCGGTGCGGACGTGCTGCAAAAAATCTGGAACCTGCGCAAACGCGTGGTCGGATACTGTTTACAACAATTGGATGGCGAAGAGCTCACTGTTTTCGTCCAGGCATTTGAAAAGCTGGCCCGTATCGCTGCCGATTTGGATGTGCAGCAGTTTCTATCAACCATGAATGACGAAGAGAAAAGGGGGAATACGGATGGAAACTGTACATGA
- a CDS encoding UDP-glucose dehydrogenase family protein — MIVTVLGLGYVGLTTAAGLAELGHYVVGVDIDNDKIEMLNRGDVPIWEPELAPLIAKNRQAQRLAFTTDVQKAASQSDVILVAVGTPAGPDGKPDLTQLERAVSDLTSCLPSDALLIIKSTVPVGTTDQIATRLRRDVVHNPEFLRQGSAVHDFFHPDRIVIGCGSEWAAERIRRLYQGITAPMIVSDRRSAEMIKYTANAFLAMKISYINMIADLCESLDANVEDVARGIGADHRIGHAFLQAGAGYGGSCFPKDTHALLYLGAQTGCSLPLVESADRINQLRPQRLVTKAEHALGTLRGKHISLLGLTYKPQTDDVRSAPSIAVSRLLLEQGANVHAYDPRARRFPIEQVEICPDVETAVHDADAVMILTEWDEFRHLDWRRLLPILRCPVIIDGRNLYRLEEMRKLGVAYPLRYLSVGRPEVNTWR, encoded by the coding sequence ATGATTGTCACCGTACTCGGCCTGGGATATGTAGGCCTTACCACCGCCGCGGGATTAGCGGAGCTCGGTCACTATGTGGTAGGCGTTGACATCGACAACGATAAAATCGAGATGCTGAATCGAGGCGATGTGCCGATATGGGAACCTGAATTGGCTCCGCTGATTGCGAAAAATCGGCAGGCACAACGGCTGGCTTTCACCACGGACGTGCAAAAGGCCGCTTCACAATCCGATGTCATCCTTGTCGCAGTAGGGACCCCTGCCGGCCCGGACGGAAAACCAGATCTGACCCAACTGGAACGAGCCGTATCGGATCTCACCAGTTGTTTGCCTTCGGACGCACTCCTCATCATCAAAAGCACAGTTCCTGTCGGAACCACTGATCAAATCGCCACTCGTCTCCGCCGGGATGTGGTTCACAATCCGGAGTTTTTGCGCCAAGGGAGTGCAGTGCACGACTTTTTCCACCCGGATCGCATCGTGATCGGATGCGGATCCGAGTGGGCCGCAGAGCGTATCCGGCGGCTGTATCAAGGGATCACCGCACCCATGATCGTAAGTGACCGCCGCAGTGCGGAAATGATCAAATATACGGCCAACGCCTTTTTGGCGATGAAAATCTCCTATATCAACATGATCGCTGATCTGTGCGAGAGCTTGGATGCAAATGTGGAGGATGTGGCCCGCGGGATCGGTGCCGACCATCGCATCGGCCACGCCTTTCTGCAAGCGGGGGCCGGTTACGGTGGTTCCTGTTTCCCCAAGGACACGCATGCACTGTTGTATTTGGGGGCACAAACGGGCTGTTCCCTCCCTTTGGTCGAATCGGCCGATCGGATCAACCAACTGCGTCCTCAGAGGTTGGTGACGAAAGCCGAACATGCGCTGGGTACGCTCCGCGGGAAACACATCTCCCTGCTTGGATTGACATACAAACCACAAACTGACGATGTCAGGTCCGCTCCATCCATCGCCGTCAGCCGACTGCTGTTGGAACAAGGGGCCAACGTGCACGCATACGACCCCCGTGCACGCCGTTTTCCAATTGAACAGGTTGAAATTTGCCCGGATGTGGAAACGGCCGTCCACGACGCGGACGCTGTGATGATACTGACGGAATGGGACGAGTTTCGTCATTTGGATTGGAGACGGCTGTTGCCGATCCTGCGGTGTCCCGTCATCATCGACGGCCGCAATCTGTATCGACTGGAAGAGATGCGCAAGTTGGGAGTAGCGTATCCTCTCCGTTATCTCTCTGTCGGCCGACCGGAAGTGAATACATGGAGATAG
- a CDS encoding YerC/YecD family TrpR-related protein, which produces MQLNKLRKKELEQLFKAVLTLRNVEECYQFFDDLCTVGEIKSLAQRLEVARMLRKGYTYSQIESETGASTATISRVKRCLHYGTDGYKLVLERLEEEEKEK; this is translated from the coding sequence ATGCAACTGAACAAACTGCGCAAGAAAGAGTTGGAGCAGCTGTTTAAAGCGGTCTTGACACTGCGTAATGTGGAAGAGTGCTACCAGTTTTTCGACGACCTCTGCACGGTCGGCGAAATCAAGTCTTTGGCCCAGCGCCTGGAAGTTGCCCGGATGCTCCGCAAAGGGTACACATACAGCCAGATCGAATCGGAAACAGGGGCCAGCACGGCCACCATTTCTCGTGTGAAGCGTTGTCTTCATTACGGAACGGACGGATACAAGCTGGTGTTGGAGCGTTTGGAGGAAGAGGAAAAGGAAAAGTGA
- a CDS encoding MDR family MFS transporter, whose protein sequence is METVHDQVEWDAPSTTYRRGVLIAGLIIAMLFGALDQTIVGTAMPRIVGELGGLSLLTWVTTAYMLTATTVVPITGKLADLMGRKVVYVAGLGIFVIGSALCGAAQNMIELILFRGFQGIGGGMMMPMAMIIIGDLFEGKQRAKWQGVFGAIFGLSSVIGPQLGGWLVDALNWRWVFYINLPIGILAAVLIAIGLKGHRSPTSVRLDWAGMSTMVLGVVSLLLALSLGGKEYEWTSWQILGLFALGLISLILFALVESRATEPIFPIRLFRNRTFTIVNSIGFLMSVGMFGSIMFVPLFMQGVTGVSASSSGTVMTPMMITMIVGSVLGGQLVYKIGMRVQMVLGMLIMVGGFGLLSTMDIHTSALTASIYMVVLGLGMGLVLPLLTLALQESFPRSERGVVTSSSQFFRQIGGTFGMTVLGAVMNARSSETLNEKMAPLLQHLPGEMASRLSSMIHGDAQGLYNSLLNPAMLTKLPPTFVDVLKTSLVDSLHSVFLFGLIFVLLGAVCTLFMGRIQISERKPEQAQAE, encoded by the coding sequence ATGGAAACTGTACATGACCAAGTGGAATGGGATGCCCCTTCTACTACGTACCGTCGAGGGGTATTGATCGCTGGTTTGATCATCGCTATGTTATTCGGCGCATTGGATCAAACGATCGTAGGTACGGCCATGCCGCGAATCGTGGGTGAACTGGGCGGACTTTCGTTGTTGACTTGGGTTACCACCGCGTATATGCTGACGGCCACCACCGTGGTTCCCATTACCGGAAAGTTGGCCGATTTGATGGGGCGCAAAGTGGTCTATGTGGCCGGTTTGGGCATCTTTGTAATCGGTTCGGCGTTGTGTGGGGCCGCACAAAACATGATCGAATTGATCCTGTTTCGGGGTTTTCAGGGCATCGGCGGCGGCATGATGATGCCGATGGCGATGATTATCATCGGAGATCTTTTTGAAGGCAAACAACGGGCAAAATGGCAAGGTGTCTTTGGGGCGATTTTCGGTCTTTCCTCCGTGATCGGTCCCCAGTTGGGCGGATGGTTGGTGGATGCGCTTAACTGGAGATGGGTGTTCTACATCAACCTGCCGATCGGGATACTGGCAGCGGTCCTGATCGCGATCGGTCTGAAAGGACATCGGTCTCCCACATCCGTTCGATTGGATTGGGCAGGCATGTCAACAATGGTGTTGGGTGTGGTCAGTCTCCTTCTCGCGCTATCCCTCGGAGGAAAAGAGTATGAATGGACTTCTTGGCAAATACTCGGATTGTTTGCGTTGGGACTAATATCGTTGATCCTGTTTGCTCTTGTGGAATCGCGGGCGACCGAACCGATTTTCCCGATTCGTCTCTTTCGCAACCGGACGTTTACCATCGTCAACAGTATCGGTTTTTTGATGAGTGTCGGCATGTTCGGCTCCATCATGTTTGTTCCGCTGTTTATGCAAGGCGTTACGGGGGTCAGTGCATCCTCTTCCGGCACTGTCATGACTCCGATGATGATCACCATGATTGTGGGTAGCGTGTTGGGCGGACAGTTGGTGTATAAGATCGGCATGCGGGTCCAAATGGTGTTGGGTATGCTGATCATGGTTGGCGGTTTTGGTTTGCTCTCCACTATGGATATTCATACTTCCGCTCTCACCGCATCGATCTATATGGTGGTACTGGGATTGGGAATGGGCTTGGTCTTGCCGCTCTTGACGCTGGCGTTGCAAGAGAGTTTCCCTCGCTCCGAGCGTGGTGTGGTCACTTCATCCAGTCAATTTTTCCGGCAGATCGGCGGCACGTTCGGGATGACAGTGCTGGGAGCGGTGATGAACGCCCGATCCAGTGAAACGTTGAACGAAAAAATGGCACCGCTGCTTCAGCATCTGCCTGGTGAGATGGCCTCTCGGCTATCGTCTATGATTCATGGCGATGCGCAAGGTCTCTATAATTCCCTGTTGAATCCGGCGATGCTGACCAAATTGCCGCCGACATTCGTGGATGTTTTGAAGACTTCGTTGGTCGATTCATTGCACAGCGTCTTCCTTTTCGGGTTGATCTTTGTGCTGCTTGGCGCTGTTTGTACTCTTTTTATGGGCCGCATTCAAATCTCCGAACGCAAACCGGAACAAGCGCAAGCGGAATAA
- a CDS encoding Ger(x)C family spore germination protein, with amino-acid sequence MNVFLPIRKMMWLGMCVMLLSGCWDRVEVNDLALVVGTVVDKKENGNVELAVELIIPQAAGGGSDMMGGGGDGGGAKTYVVAAEGADVADAIRKLQEKLPRKIFWAHNMSVIFGERLLREGIGGQLDFFDRYYATRKQYYVFAAKSPASALLQATPPVGRSSGEVMLNLTKTEVGVEMTVKDVLQMLNSDAHAVILPWIEQNPAVPGEEEKQDTSLRVSGVAVLKKDKIVGRIDDTITRGVMWVRNKVKTAIVTVKPKGTKGKVSVELLEADTKLVPSVTGGKWKMTVRIKTEGNVIQNTTDQEIDNPNVTKKLEKDIERDIQRVIMASLDQVQKGMKADVFGFAEAFHRQYPDRWHKVKDRWDEVFPNVEVKVAPRVSILRPGMTNESPVTEVKQP; translated from the coding sequence ATGAATGTATTTCTTCCGATTCGAAAAATGATGTGGCTTGGTATGTGTGTTATGCTTCTTTCGGGATGTTGGGACCGGGTAGAAGTCAACGATCTGGCGTTAGTGGTGGGTACAGTGGTTGACAAAAAGGAGAATGGAAACGTGGAGTTGGCGGTTGAATTGATCATTCCGCAAGCGGCGGGAGGAGGTAGCGATATGATGGGAGGCGGAGGTGATGGCGGTGGTGCCAAGACGTACGTCGTTGCCGCGGAAGGAGCCGATGTCGCCGACGCCATTCGGAAATTGCAGGAAAAACTCCCGCGCAAAATTTTTTGGGCTCACAATATGAGCGTGATTTTTGGTGAAAGGTTATTGAGGGAAGGGATCGGTGGGCAGTTGGATTTTTTTGACCGTTATTACGCTACGCGGAAACAATACTACGTGTTTGCCGCCAAAAGCCCGGCTTCCGCTCTGTTGCAAGCTACCCCACCTGTCGGACGAAGTAGTGGGGAAGTGATGCTCAATTTGACGAAAACGGAAGTCGGTGTAGAAATGACCGTGAAAGATGTGTTGCAGATGCTGAATAGCGACGCGCATGCAGTTATTTTACCTTGGATTGAACAGAATCCGGCCGTTCCGGGAGAAGAGGAAAAACAGGATACCAGTCTGCGAGTCAGCGGAGTGGCCGTACTGAAAAAAGACAAAATCGTGGGCCGGATTGACGACACAATCACGAGAGGCGTGATGTGGGTGAGGAATAAAGTCAAAACGGCCATTGTCACAGTCAAACCCAAAGGAACCAAGGGGAAAGTATCGGTTGAACTATTGGAGGCCGATACCAAACTGGTGCCCTCCGTCACAGGGGGCAAATGGAAAATGACTGTCCGGATCAAAACGGAAGGGAACGTCATCCAGAACACAACCGATCAGGAAATTGATAACCCCAACGTCACTAAAAAGTTGGAAAAGGATATTGAACGGGATATTCAACGCGTCATCATGGCGTCACTGGATCAGGTCCAAAAGGGAATGAAAGCGGATGTTTTCGGTTTTGCAGAAGCGTTCCATCGTCAATATCCCGATCGATGGCACAAGGTGAAGGATCGGTGGGACGAAGTGTTCCCGAATGTGGAAGTGAAGGTCGCCCCCCGTGTATCCATCCTTCGCCCTGGTATGACTAATGAAAGCCCGGTCACAGAGGTGAAGCAACCGTGA
- a CDS encoding adenine deaminase C-terminal domain-containing protein, whose protein sequence is MFLPMDAKERRKLVETAMGRRSPSLVLSGAEVLNVYTGRTERADVAVAGRWIAYVGDLEEARIQPGTSTRVLDVSGCVLVPGYIEVHAHPFILYNPVTLAEYVLPLGTTMLISDNLFLFTRMEEKEMIRLWDELSRLPVKYGWWARLDPQSHLPESLVHLFDDERVRRALHHPLVLQAGELSDWMPLLDGDKRMQGWIGAAHEWNKRVEGHAPGASHRTLARLAAAGVTGDHESISPDEVWERLRLGYMVTLRHSSLRPDLPVLMEGLVREQEVPWHRLMMTTDGSTPSYFRHGFVDHLIRTAIDAGCDPVRAYQMVTINPAVYYRMDERIGGIAPGRLADINVLSSLDEPVPLQVIANGELVATDGQWVKSPPSIEWSRFSATQHSSPWRADVRQLRWQVKEGETVPVLNLVNPVITKLTEETVSTGPDGALLSEDDDRLFAYLIDRNGRWITRSLIRGFGRNIDALVSTYNGSGDWLVIGRNIEAMVQAVRRASDDGGGITWIQGGETYFHLPLPLLGMMSEWPMERLTEKADELTEKLKRFGHPFYDPIYTFLFLSSTHLPQVRLTADGVLRVKDRKIVYPAERWG, encoded by the coding sequence ATGTTTTTGCCGATGGATGCCAAGGAACGTCGGAAATTAGTTGAAACGGCGATGGGGCGCCGATCACCTTCGCTTGTTCTGAGTGGAGCAGAAGTGCTCAATGTGTATACAGGTCGGACGGAACGGGCCGATGTGGCGGTGGCGGGCCGGTGGATTGCCTATGTGGGCGATCTGGAAGAGGCCCGCATCCAGCCGGGAACAAGTACGCGGGTACTGGATGTGTCGGGTTGTGTGCTCGTTCCCGGATATATCGAGGTACACGCTCATCCATTTATTTTGTACAATCCCGTCACGCTGGCCGAGTATGTCTTGCCCCTCGGGACCACCATGCTGATCAGTGATAATTTGTTCCTTTTCACTCGGATGGAAGAAAAGGAAATGATCCGGCTTTGGGACGAACTGTCCCGCTTACCGGTCAAATACGGATGGTGGGCGCGTTTGGACCCGCAATCCCATTTGCCGGAATCTCTGGTGCATTTGTTTGATGATGAGCGGGTCCGACGGGCCTTGCACCATCCGCTGGTGTTGCAAGCAGGTGAGCTGTCCGACTGGATGCCGCTGTTGGATGGGGACAAACGAATGCAGGGATGGATCGGAGCGGCCCATGAGTGGAACAAACGGGTGGAAGGTCATGCACCCGGTGCCTCCCACCGTACGTTGGCACGGTTGGCCGCGGCGGGGGTGACGGGAGATCACGAAAGTATCTCACCGGATGAAGTGTGGGAACGTCTGCGTCTTGGATACATGGTAACGCTTCGACACAGTTCGCTTCGTCCTGATTTGCCGGTGTTGATGGAAGGATTGGTACGGGAACAGGAAGTCCCATGGCATCGACTGATGATGACCACGGACGGATCGACCCCGTCCTATTTCCGTCACGGGTTCGTCGATCATCTGATTCGAACGGCCATCGACGCCGGGTGTGATCCGGTGCGGGCGTATCAGATGGTGACGATCAATCCAGCCGTCTATTATCGCATGGATGAACGGATCGGGGGGATCGCACCCGGTCGACTCGCGGATATCAATGTGCTTTCTTCCCTGGACGAGCCCGTCCCCCTGCAAGTGATTGCAAACGGGGAACTGGTGGCGACCGATGGACAGTGGGTGAAATCACCACCGTCCATTGAGTGGTCACGTTTTTCCGCCACGCAACACTCTTCTCCGTGGCGGGCGGATGTGCGGCAACTGCGGTGGCAGGTAAAAGAGGGAGAAACCGTGCCCGTGCTCAATCTGGTCAACCCCGTGATCACCAAGTTGACTGAAGAAACGGTATCAACAGGACCCGACGGAGCGTTATTGTCCGAGGATGACGACCGGCTGTTCGCCTATCTGATCGACCGGAACGGGCGCTGGATCACGCGGAGCCTGATCCGCGGGTTCGGGCGAAACATCGATGCATTGGTATCCACCTACAATGGTTCCGGCGATTGGCTGGTGATCGGCAGAAACATCGAGGCGATGGTCCAAGCCGTCCGTCGCGCATCCGACGATGGCGGTGGGATCACATGGATACAAGGAGGAGAGACATATTTTCATTTGCCGCTTCCGCTATTGGGCATGATGAGCGAATGGCCGATGGAACGGTTGACGGAGAAAGCGGACGAGCTGACGGAAAAACTGAAACGGTTCGGTCATCCCTTTTACGATCCCATTTACACGTTTTTGTTTCTTTCCTCCACGCATCTGCCACAGGTTCGCTTGACGGCGGACGGTGTCCTGCGGGTGAAGGACCGGAAGATCGTGTACCCGGCAGAGCGGTGGGGGTAA
- a CDS encoding EYxxD motif small membrane protein: protein MPTQPWSWVIETINDYGFVILTAVGSLVVIGLVIRRFWRRTYL from the coding sequence ATGCCAACACAACCCTGGTCTTGGGTGATCGAAACGATCAATGATTATGGATTCGTCATCCTGACCGCGGTCGGCTCGCTCGTGGTGATCGGCCTGGTCATCCGGCGTTTTTGGCGGCGGACATATCTGTGA
- a CDS encoding heptaprenylglyceryl phosphate synthase has translation MLKERAKSWRHVFKLDPNRVLSDRALERICQSDTDAIIIGGTDGITFDNTWELLTRVRRYPVECVQEISKKSAVVPGFDGYLIPTVLNSGSTHWIVGAHHEAVKIYGTMIPWEDVMVLGYVVLNPESKVARLTKSRYPLDKDDVTAYARMAEYLFGLPVFYVEYSGTFGEPDIVRAARKGLAGTRLFYGGGIQSEESARTMAKIADTVVVGNLVYYNVDAAVQTVKWVKETDVEVDVKSDKGKGGHRAS, from the coding sequence ATGCTGAAAGAGCGAGCAAAAAGTTGGCGACACGTTTTCAAGCTCGATCCCAACCGTGTGTTGTCGGACCGGGCGTTGGAACGGATATGTCAATCGGATACGGACGCGATCATCATCGGTGGTACGGACGGCATCACATTCGACAATACTTGGGAACTGCTGACACGCGTGCGGCGCTACCCAGTGGAGTGCGTACAGGAGATCTCCAAAAAATCGGCGGTGGTTCCCGGATTTGATGGCTATCTGATTCCTACCGTATTGAATTCGGGTTCCACACATTGGATCGTGGGAGCGCATCATGAGGCGGTAAAGATTTACGGTACCATGATCCCGTGGGAAGATGTCATGGTATTGGGTTACGTCGTGCTCAACCCTGAGTCCAAGGTGGCACGGTTGACGAAATCACGCTACCCGTTGGACAAGGATGATGTGACCGCGTATGCTCGCATGGCGGAATATCTGTTTGGATTGCCTGTATTTTATGTCGAGTACAGCGGTACGTTCGGTGAACCCGATATCGTGCGTGCGGCGCGGAAGGGCTTGGCGGGTACGCGTCTGTTTTACGGCGGCGGGATCCAGTCCGAGGAGAGTGCCCGCACGATGGCGAAGATCGCAGATACCGTCGTGGTGGGAAATTTGGTCTATTACAACGTGGATGCGGCCGTCCAAACGGTAAAATGGGTGAAGGAAACGGATGTGGAAGTCGACGTGAAAAGCGACAAAGGGAAAGGAGGGCATCGCGCCTCGTAA
- a CDS encoding CBS domain-containing protein, translating to MFIKNCLTPREQIVTVTPETRLEQVIETLQAQQLHTIPVVDRFNRFLGITGYGHMMKAILENSRSWKEGTVADALEPIRPLTVFSDFEETFPVIVRHPFVPIVDEDRMTFLGIVKISDIENALSSAFGTRIPGIRLLLGVVIDMPHQLEHVVDAVKPFDVNIISITTFDAGDPAARRILLKIEPTPYLSAIQQRLVDKGLRVLSVKERRVP from the coding sequence GTGTTTATCAAAAATTGCTTAACGCCACGCGAGCAGATTGTGACCGTCACGCCCGAGACCCGTTTGGAACAGGTGATCGAAACGTTGCAAGCCCAACAGCTCCATACGATTCCCGTCGTCGACCGGTTTAACCGATTTCTGGGCATCACCGGATACGGCCACATGATGAAAGCCATCTTGGAAAACAGCCGCTCTTGGAAGGAAGGGACCGTAGCCGACGCATTGGAGCCCATTCGTCCGTTGACCGTTTTCAGTGATTTTGAAGAGACATTTCCTGTCATCGTACGCCATCCGTTTGTGCCGATCGTGGATGAAGACCGGATGACATTTCTCGGAATTGTAAAGATCAGTGATATCGAGAACGCATTGTCATCCGCTTTTGGTACACGCATTCCAGGTATTCGTCTGTTGTTAGGCGTGGTTATCGATATGCCGCACCAACTGGAACACGTGGTGGATGCAGTCAAACCTTTTGATGTCAACATCATTTCAATCACTACGTTTGATGCCGGCGATCCGGCGGCGCGTCGCATTTTGCTGAAGATCGAACCGACTCCCTATCTGTCCGCCATCCAGCAACGTCTTGTGGACAAAGGATTGCGTGTCCTCAGTGTGAAAGAACGGAGAGTCCCGTGA
- a CDS encoding DUF3048 domain-containing protein, producing the protein MMRKWLLGLVICGLMVWLAGCGHVGKEPGPRQEPAVQQNREPLTGLPTKNRDPMILMVMINNHHQARPQTGLGRADWVYEILAEGEITRFAAFYHSETSGVVGPVRSVREYYLDLAKGLHAVVAHAGGATNAMETIKQEGLHHLDGIHEDSRYFWRVGFRKPPHNLYTDLSKLVQGARSKGYHTAPLHLPLTFSAHGATDSGKPAEQIHIVYHRLYSCGYAYDSGQQAYVRFTQGEKQVDRESGQPLTMQNVLVIRAKHHIFDSAGHREVDLSGSGDGYLFQKGKAIPIRWENRSGVIVPTVHGKIVSLVPGKTWVNVIPENGKVTFQ; encoded by the coding sequence ATGATGCGGAAGTGGCTTCTTGGATTGGTCATCTGTGGATTGATGGTGTGGTTGGCCGGGTGCGGTCATGTAGGAAAGGAGCCAGGTCCGCGGCAGGAACCCGCTGTGCAGCAAAATCGGGAACCGCTTACGGGGTTGCCAACGAAGAACCGGGACCCTATGATTTTGATGGTGATGATCAACAATCATCACCAAGCCCGTCCGCAAACGGGATTGGGTCGTGCCGACTGGGTGTATGAGATCCTGGCTGAAGGGGAGATCACGCGGTTTGCGGCGTTTTATCACAGTGAGACATCCGGGGTGGTGGGTCCGGTTCGCAGTGTGCGGGAGTACTATCTGGACTTGGCAAAGGGTCTTCATGCCGTGGTCGCTCATGCCGGCGGGGCGACCAACGCCATGGAGACAATCAAACAGGAAGGACTCCATCATCTTGACGGGATTCACGAGGATTCCCGGTATTTTTGGCGGGTGGGATTTCGGAAGCCGCCGCACAATTTATATACCGATTTGAGCAAGCTGGTACAAGGCGCTCGATCCAAAGGATACCATACCGCTCCTCTGCATTTGCCGCTGACGTTTTCGGCGCACGGGGCCACCGACAGCGGAAAGCCGGCCGAACAGATCCACATCGTGTATCATCGTCTGTACAGCTGTGGATATGCATACGACAGCGGGCAGCAGGCATATGTCCGTTTCACGCAAGGGGAGAAACAAGTGGACAGGGAAAGCGGTCAGCCGCTCACCATGCAAAACGTGCTGGTCATACGTGCGAAACATCACATTTTCGACAGTGCCGGACATCGGGAAGTGGACCTTTCAGGATCGGGAGACGGTTATCTGTTCCAAAAAGGCAAAGCGATCCCCATTCGATGGGAAAATCGTTCCGGTGTCATCGTACCGACGGTTCATGGTAAAATCGTATCGTTGGTCCCGGGCAAGACGTGGGTGAATGTGATCCCCGAAAATGGAAAGGTTACATTTCAATAG